One genomic region from Arthrobacter sp. FB24 encodes:
- a CDS encoding FAD-dependent oxidoreductase produces MSNSAETTPKRPLRVAIVGAGPAGVYAADILTKSNEVKDGDFEVSIDLFEAYPAPYGLIRYGVAPDHPRIKGIVNALHKVLDRGDIRFLGNVTYGRDLKLHDFRAFYDAVIFSTGAIKDADLNVPGVELEGSFGGADFVSWYDGHPDVPREWPLDAKEIAVIGNGNVALDVARMLVKHADELLSTEIPDNVYQALKKSPVTDVHVFGRRGPAQVKFTPLELRELSHAKDVDIVLYPEDFEFDEASEEAIRTNNQTKTMVNTMTNWLVEEHTEAEVPSSRRLHLHFLHSPVEIYDAAGNSAGTGKVAGIKFERMQLDGTGNVKGTGEYIDYPVQAVYRAIGYHGSPLDELEYDAKAGVIPNEGGRVLDEAGNPVPGIYATGWIKRGPVGLIGHTKGDALETIGCLLEDRLTLPPAQNPDPHAIIALLEERGVEYTTWEGWNRLDAHEAALGKAWTEAEADTGVVRERIKVVPREEMIRISRSAED; encoded by the coding sequence GTGTCCAATTCGGCCGAAACCACTCCCAAACGTCCCCTCCGCGTCGCGATCGTCGGCGCCGGACCGGCCGGCGTCTATGCCGCGGACATCCTGACCAAGTCCAATGAAGTCAAAGACGGCGACTTCGAGGTCAGCATCGACCTCTTCGAGGCCTATCCCGCCCCGTACGGCCTGATCCGCTACGGCGTGGCCCCGGACCACCCGCGCATCAAGGGCATCGTCAACGCCCTGCACAAGGTCCTGGACCGCGGCGACATCCGCTTCCTCGGCAATGTGACGTACGGCCGCGACCTGAAACTCCACGATTTCCGCGCCTTCTATGATGCCGTGATCTTCTCCACGGGAGCCATCAAGGACGCCGACCTCAACGTTCCCGGCGTCGAGCTTGAAGGCTCCTTCGGCGGCGCGGACTTCGTCTCCTGGTACGACGGCCACCCCGACGTGCCGCGCGAATGGCCGCTGGATGCCAAGGAAATCGCCGTGATCGGCAACGGCAACGTGGCCCTGGACGTGGCCCGCATGCTGGTCAAGCACGCCGACGAGCTGCTGTCCACGGAAATCCCGGACAACGTCTACCAGGCGCTGAAGAAGTCCCCGGTTACCGACGTCCACGTCTTCGGCCGCCGCGGCCCCGCCCAGGTGAAGTTCACCCCGCTGGAACTGCGCGAACTGAGCCATGCCAAGGACGTTGACATTGTGCTCTACCCGGAGGACTTCGAGTTCGACGAAGCCTCCGAGGAAGCCATCCGGACCAACAACCAGACCAAGACCATGGTCAATACGATGACCAACTGGCTGGTCGAGGAGCACACCGAGGCCGAGGTGCCTTCCTCCCGCCGGCTCCACCTGCACTTCCTGCACAGCCCGGTGGAGATTTACGACGCCGCGGGCAACTCCGCGGGCACGGGCAAGGTTGCGGGCATCAAGTTTGAACGGATGCAGCTGGACGGCACGGGCAACGTCAAAGGCACCGGGGAGTACATTGACTACCCCGTCCAGGCTGTCTACCGGGCCATCGGGTACCACGGTTCCCCGCTGGATGAACTGGAATACGACGCCAAGGCAGGTGTGATCCCCAACGAGGGCGGCCGCGTGCTGGATGAAGCGGGGAACCCCGTCCCGGGGATCTATGCCACCGGCTGGATCAAGCGCGGGCCGGTGGGCCTGATCGGGCACACGAAGGGGGATGCCCTGGAGACCATAGGCTGCCTGCTCGAAGACCGGCTGACCCTGCCGCCCGCGCAGAACCCGGACCCGCACGCCATCATCGCCCTGCTCGAGGAGCGCGGCGTGGAGTACACCACCTGGGAAGGCTGGAACAGGCTCGACGCGCACGAAGCAGCCCTCGGGAAGGCGTGGACCGAAGCGGAAGCGGACACCGGCGTCGTGCGTGAACGCATCAAGGTTGTGCCGCGTGAAGAAATGATCCGCATTTCCCGCAGCGCCGAAGACTAA